The DNA segment TCAGCCGCCTGAGACAAGATTTTCACCTCGTCTCATGGCAGATGGGGCCTTGAACATTGGCATCCAATGTGTATTGATGTACCGCATTCCTAATATGTAAAATCATAGAATTCAAAGAGGGTGTCCTGGACTAACAACTGCTCGGTGCCAACAGGTCCAATTATTTGGATACAGGGCTAGATCTGTGCCCCTTTTAATGAATCAATAtgaccagggtcagctccaggtttcagtaggcccctgggcgacagagcctcagttggccactttgcagtgaactcacatgattTTCagttttcctagtttatcataccccctcatggttattttatataaacaacCTTCGCCCCCGATAAGATTTCTTAGATACAGCCCCCGTCACccatatggattccttatgtacagccttatgtgggcccccccagcagctctgggcccccgccACTTTCCCAGGAATGCCCAGTGGCCCTGAATATGACATATTAGAAGTGTATTTTTCCTCAAACTGAAGGGAATAATTTGGGATTCTCCGCTTGACCTCTATCAGTTACTGGACCGATTCGGTAAATTGGCGCATCGGTTTGGTCATCTTTTCATTGTGATGGAAATCAGACTTGGAAATGACGATAAactgaaatatttgtatttttcctTACAACTAAATACAGAAATAAGGAAATGATTGAGTCTCTCCACATAGGCGCCGCTGTGGCCTCCAGCCTTGGTTGGTTCCTCAGATCTGACCTTATTATATTCCAGCCCTTCGCGGCGTCTGTGGAGACTCTCCGCGCTGACGCCTCGCAGCTTGTTCCACTGTATAATTCTCAATTAATTTATTGTTAAGCATAAACTGGCAGCGCGGTGAACGTCTATCATCTGCTGCATCACCGgcgtattttatatattttatgtactcTTTGACTCCGGAGTGAGATTTTTCATATTGTTGCTAAATGGGAATCTGTCTGCCACTGGATAGGAGGAAATGGTTTGTTAACTATTGAAATCAGCAAAGCATAGCCGTCTCCCGTCTTACCAGATTCTCCATTCACGTCACGTTTATCAAGACTTATGCTGCTTAATGTGCCGCTGCCAAATAGCTTCATTGTGTCGTGGAGCCGCTCGACTGCAGCCGCGGGTGTGTTATGGTGGTGCAGGCAGTTGTCTAGGGCAGCCGATTTTAGGGGCTGAAAAACAAGTTACTGCTATAGGGTTATGTTTTGATGCTTTTGAGGAATGACTTGATGTTACAGTCGCAGGGacaatttttttgtattgttcACCAGTCcgtaaaaggaaatctactatgaaAAGCTATCATCATAACCCGGAGACACTTActcatgtggtaatcttcttatatatgttatctatggcctccttccttctaaaatcaacatttacaattatgctaataagctacTCTGTGCTGTACTTcaccagctgttacactgtgcaggagcagttctcctttccactgtgtgagattacagcagggagagggaggcagtgctgaggaagcagaggggagagacagtgtaacatcctttGAAGATGCAGCACGGAGGGTTCTGGTGAGGCCCCCCCAGAGCCCGTTAAGGCTCATTATCAGAATTTGAaatgttggttttagaaggaaggtgttcccagtggggcacatttacttacccgggccagtcacgatccagcggcgcgttgtacGACGAGGaatcgggtctgccaggattcactaaggtccatgcgctgctgcgccaaggtccgccggagttcaccactccctccgatttctgttgcgtgaaagccagtgccaatgcgtcaaaatccgatcgcgtgcaccaaaatcccggggcaattcggcgcagatgaataataaatattatatcaATGGGGTTGAACAGCTGGCACACCTCCCTCCCAACACCAGTTTGAAGAGACCAAAGCAATGAGCAATGCGGCCTCATCAAGCACAGGGCCAAACACTGTATAGTGGCAATGTTTGGTATTGCAGGCCAGTCCAAATTACTTCTGCTTATCAACTTTATGAAGAATTAAGGCGTCTAAAGGGGTTATCAAGGttcgtacatttttttttttccaattggcCCCAGGTAGtttaaaaataattaagaaaTTATAACTACCTCatcataataaagtttatttatatagcgccgtcatattctgcagcactttacaaatcataagcaGGGGTGGTAGCGCGTGCGTACGCTGTCCACCTGGAGTCACCATTGATCAATGTATACCAACCGAGGCTGGTGGTGACAGAAGGCAATGAACTGGAACTatggagaggtggaggggtgaaAGCTCTTTACCCTTCCTCTATCTGTAGGGACGTGTGCAGCCGGGCAGTACATAGGGCAAACAATGGAGAATGCTCTATCAATTTGTGCTCACTTTACAGCGTGTTGCACAATGTACTTCTATGGCGGCCGAATGCTAGCTGATATTTGTACCAAGTGTGTGTGATAGGGGCTTAAGGCAGTGACGGAAATtattttgagcttggtgtgtcaaaatttgtaaaaaaaaacagcatagcTCAGGTGATGCGTCAATCGTAATTTTGTGATGGTTGTAGCTCTAGTAACAAAAAGTTATCATCCCCAGTATTGCTGAGCAGTTACTGTGGTGGGTATAGTGGCAGCAGAGTGGGATTTTGGAAACTGCTATAAAATAATGACCAGTGTGTAAAGAGACTGAATAATGCTGATTTCCTCCATGTAGAAGTTTAGGGTTACGGACATAAGGAATTCACTTTACCCGATCCGTGTAGAAGGTTAACAGTTTCTTTATTTTAAATCGCCAGCGCGTTTCGGGGAAAGGCCATGGACCTTCACCTGAGATGACTcttctgccccccctgtagtcactggaATGGACCTTGATCCATCCATCTGCCGCTGACGGGGCAACTACGGGACCCAATTACAGCTTTCCCAAATTTCTGGATGCAAGTCAGCAATACACTTAGTTCAGATGGAAGCTCTGGCTTCACTGCCTTCACTAACAGAGGTAAGACACGTCACGCTCTCAACAGGAGAGTTGCCCCACCGCTGAATACTGACACTTTCAGGTGTAGAGACACAGCACCAAGCAgacagcgtcaccatccaaagaTGGTTCAACTCTCCTGCTGCGAGCACAGTGTGAACAGCGGCCATCATACCTCCGATAGTGATGGGCACAGCTCCGCCCTCTCTGCAGGACAGATGCCCCTCCTGCGGATGCTGTCAGATTGCTGACCGTCAGAAAAAAAACGTCAAGGCGTGTCACCTCTGACACACATGTCATAGGTTAGTCACCTCTGGTCCAACGCTACTTGTACACAAACATTTGCTGTTTTCGGGACGCAAGCAACAAATTAATGGGCCGTTTTTTCTGTGTCTAATTAGCTGTCGAACCGAATGTCTTCAAAAACGGTAGGTGTGTCTTCCATATGTCATCCTTTTTTGTGGATCCGCAAAGAAGAACAGAGAGCCGGAAAATGACGAGCTTGTCACCAACCTTTGCAGGTTTACACAATTGTGTTGCCTATAAACTGATGTATGATGACTTTTGTATTCCCACAGGAAGCCGGGCAGGAGTAGGACGGGCTCCGAGTGTTCTGCAGCCTCCACATGGATGTATGAGATACAAGTCCATGTGCATGACAGTTCGCACATGGATGAGCAcaacgtgtgaatgtagcccaagactGGGAGGGGAAACACCAACACATCTGGTACCACCCATTTGTCAATCTTtttataaattattaaaataaataacggAGCAAAACACAAGTTAAGGATAAAAACTAAGCAACTTTCTGTTCTCACCAATGTTTCCACAGCTCGCTGTAAACCATATTGTGTTCTTGTTGCCATGCCTACGTGTAGTCAAAAAGTTTGAAAACTCCATCTAGGTCAACCTATTATCATGCAGCGGAAAGCAAAGCCCTAGAGAGTGAGCGGCCACGCGCCTTTGTGTGAGGGGCAGACCAGTATTCATAGGAGTCTGTGCACAACTTTATCCGTCTAGACAGTAAAGTAGCACAACACATGGCACATAGTAATGGCTGATCTATATCAGCAGATGCCGGCCACCATGAGTGCAGGTCAATGTCACAGATGGTGATCGGTACTCCATTACTTAGGCTGATGGATGTATAAAGAGAATGCAGCATTGACGACTAATTGACAGCACAAGACTAATGCAGCATATGATTGACCTAATATCCCACAACACCCATGTTGCTGGCCCAAAATGTGTtccctttcaccacctccatcatctccAACTCTTTACACCGAGTCTGCCGAAGttagaattttttctctagcccccaccattcCCAAGCAATCAGTCCTGAGCAATCAGTGCCGTTTCagccctacaactactgggccgTCCTAAACTGTCTACTTCCCACTGGACAGAAGCGTCTCATTGGCTGAAACTTATCTCATTGATTGGTTAGAAATGgttggggctagagaaaaaaatccAACTACGCTGGAATCAGCTGAGCAGGATGTATCCAAGGATGCAGAGGAAGCTGGAGTTGTTGGACGACTGTGTGAATAGTCACATGCTAAGTAGCACTAATCAACTTTGCAAAGTAAGATGCCACAGAAGGCCAAGCACAAATTTTATTTGTAGGGtggacattgtgcagtatatgggTGAAAGTGTGGGATGGTGGCACCAGAATTTAGgattttattatttgggttaaggtaaagcgctgtggaataggatggcactatataaagatttataattAGTATTCAGGCAGCACTGTATGGCATGATttagactacaggcggtcccctacttaaggacacccgacttacagacggatccctctgcccagtgtgacctctggtgaagctctctggatgttactatagtccgaggctgcaatgatcagctgtaagatgcctgtaatgaagctttattgataatccttggtcccattagagcaaaaaaaaatttttacttcaATTGttactggagctacaattataaaatataccaatacaaacatataaatttaacttaagaacaatcctgtggaccttatcttgtatgtaacccgcggACTGCCGGTATTGACCACTCACAGTACTCCAATATTAGTCTGGCACAGTCAACCAGAAATGGTTCGCAGAATACATGAAGAGAAGTATCACCTTGTCTTTCCCTGTTCTGATATTATTTACCagattttatgaggtttttcccaGATCCCATTCTTCTACAATCTTCCAAGGATCTGACATTACTCTTGTAAGTATCGGGtggtgaaatgataaatgtcgttTTTACAGCAGACAGGAAAATGAGATGCTTTTCTAGGCTGCCATCTAGTGACCATTGCAGGAACTGCATTTTCTGACAATCCATTTttatatgcaggcagtccccgagttacgttcaagatagggtccgtagatttgttcttaagttggatttgtatgcaagtcgaaactgtatattttagaattgtagtccCAGGCatttattttgccccagtgacaagtggagtttcaacattttttgctttaatgggaccaaggattatcagtaaagcttcattacagacaccttacagctgatcattgcagtctgggactatagtaacatccagagaggtcaccagaggtcacagtgggcagaggggtccgtctgtaactaggggtcatctgtaagtcgggtgtccttaagtaggggaccgcctgtattatataaaatatacagcatataaagggTTGTCCCAAGCTTGATTCTCATCCTCTATCCACAAcatataggggataacaatcaaaccaGGGAGGTTCATCCTATAAGAATGAGGAATACGTTAAGAGTGTGTGTCCTCCCTCTCTATGCACCTTCTATAGGACTTTGGAAAGTAGGCATTAAGGGTtaattatataaaacaaaaaaaacaccacacaGGCTTCATCATTGTCACTGAACTGCGGCTCCAATCAGTGTGAACAGGACCCCAATTCTTGTGACCTCCTCCCCTAAATTTAGAAAGTCCGGCCTTATCCTGGTAATGAAGGGATGATTGCATTTTGGACAACCCTGTTTTTTTGGGGGtagagggtaaaaaaaaaaaattcattctaCTACGAGAAGTTTTCCTTTTTAATAGAAAATACGGTAGATTAATGAGAACATATGGAATATTCCGGGCAGAAGAGACGCCGGTGGTTTAGAAATTTGTGTTTTCTTGGCAAAAATTCTAAGACGAAGATGTCCCCGAAGAAAAGAAATGTTCCATTCCGTAGATTGCGTGTGTGTCTGACACATGGTGTCCCGTGGGAACGCCGAGCACGTAACAGCAAAGATGATTCTCAAAATGATTTTCTAACAGGTGCCAGATGTGACGCCTCATCCCGGAAGGTTTACACTTCCATCCTGATCCGTGTGACCATCGTGTGATGGAATCaatagggaagatttatcagaagtttctgaggtaaaatttttctagttgcccatggtaaccaatcagagctcagcttaaatgTTCTAAACAGCTGTGGGATAATGAatgctaagctctgattggttgccatgggcaactagaacaatttttacctcagacacttctgataaatctccctcaatgtcGCTATTTTATGCATTTTAGGCACAGCATATCACCAAAGTCGGCCTCTGTGTACGTTTACATGACCCTTCTGTTGAATTTAGTATACCAGATGTGTTAAACCCCAATTTAGGCCACTGAGGATGTCAGTAGACATTGGGATCTGTTTGGAGAAAGtagtccattaaccccttccctataTCCAATGTACATGTATAATGGATTTCCAGGGTCCATGATCAGAGGTGACCATTTACCCCCAGATGGTCAAATGAGACCACGGCATCAGAAAGGTTACTTTCACTTTCATTAAAGGGTTCTTCCGCAGGATATAGCGCTGGGAATAGGGATTGGTGGGTGTGGCCAGCGGGAAACCGAACTCAGTGGAGCTTccatgcctctgtaaacaaacatgggcacGGACCAGCGAGACAGCGGCGCGGGGCCCCAGGAGAGACGGAGGAGGGGagtacagctttctttttttCAAACTTACCTCCCCAGCCcatctgctgtttttttttaaacaatcggACAACCCGTTTAAAAGCAATGAAATAGCTCCCCCCTGACAGGAGAAAATGTCGCTACCACCCCCCGTACAAAAATAAATTCTCCTTCCACAATCCTTATGAAAAACAATATTTATTACACCGAAACCCTCCTGAAACGTAGCATTAAATACAAAACAATCCCTGCCCGCGCTCAGTTCCTCATGGCCAACATCGCGTTGATATCCCAGATCAGATTCCGTAATTGGTCCATAATCTGCTTCAGCTGCTGATTCTTCTGCTTTAATTTCTGGAGGAAAAAGCAAAATACAAGAAGAAGAAATCAGTGAAACGGGATAATAAGATGATGGAAGACGAGATTCAGGTTCTGCTCACGACGGAGGCGAAGGTTCACTAGGGAGAATTTGTTGCAGAAAATCCGGAAAACAGAAGCCCCATGGACCTCAGTAAAGTCAATGGGATCATAGTCATCATCTTACCTTATTTACTTCCAAAATTTCCCTCCTCTCTTCAGTCGCGTAGCGGAGCTGACTGGCCGGGCCGCGCTCCTCATTTTTCCAGTAGTCGTCTTCTATGTACGGAATTAGTTGCTataaagaaaagatacaaaaCGTGTGATGGGAAAGACAGTATAGCGTATCCACATGGAGTGAAGAGAACTGCGTGCACACACTGCAACAACAGAACGGtgcacacctatacacacactgcaaCAACAGAACGGTGAACACCGCGACAACAGAACggtgcacacctgtatacacacacacacacacacacactgcgacaatagaacggtgcacacctgtatacacacactgcgaCAACAGAACggtgcacacctgtatacacacacacacacacactgcgacaacagaacggtgcacacctgtatacacacacacactgcgacaacagaacggtgcacacctgtatacacacacacactgcgacaatagaacggtgcacacctgtatacacacacacacacacacacactgcgacaatagaacggtgcacacctgtatacacacacacacacacacactgcgacaatagaacggtgcacacctgtatacacacacacacacacacacacacacacacacactgcgacaatagaacggtgcacacctgtatacacacacacacacacactgcgacaatagaacggtgcacacctgtatacacacacacactgcgacaatagaacggtgcacacctgtatacacacacacactgcgacaatagaacggtgcacacctgtatacacatacacactgcgACAATAGAAAggtgcacacctgtatacacacacacacactgcgacaatagaacggtgcacacctgtatacacacacacacactgcgacaatagaacggtgcacacctgtatacacacacacacacactgcgacaatagaacggtgcacacctgtatacacacacacacacactgcgacaatagaacggtgcacacctgtatacacacacacacacactgcgacaatagaacggtgcacacctgtatacacacacacacacacactgcgacaatagaacggtgcacacctgtatacacacacacacacacacacactgcgacaatagaacggtgcacacctgtatacacacacacacacacacacactgcgacaatagaacggtgcacacctgtatacacacacacacacacacacacacacactgcgacaatagaacggtgcacacctgtatacacacacacacactgcgacaacagaacggtgcacacctgtatacacacacacactgcgacaacagaacggtgcacacctgtatacacacacacactgcgacaacagaacggtgcacacctgtatacacacacacactgcgacaacagaacggtgcacacctgtatacacacacacactgcgacaacagaacggtgcacacctgtatacacacacacactgcgacaatagaacggtgcacacctgtatacacacacacacactgcgacaatagaacggtgcacacctgtatacacatacacactgcgACAATAGAACggtgcacacctgtatacacacacacactgcgacaatagaacggtgcacacctgtatacacacacacactgcgacaatagaacggtgcacacctgtatacacacacacacacacactgcgacaatagaacggtgcacacctgtatacacacacacacacacactgcgacaatagaacggtgcacacctgtatacacacacacacacacacacactgcgacaatagaacggtgcacacctgtatacacacacacacacacacacacacacacactgcgacaatagaacggtgcacacctgtatacacacacacacactgcgacaacagaacggtgcacacctgtatacacacacacacacactgcgacaacagaacggtgcacacctgtatacacacacacactgcgacaacagaacggtgcacacctgtatacacacacacactgcgacaacagaacggtgcacacctgtatacacacacacactgcgacaacagaacggtgcacacctgtatacacacacacactgcgacaacagaacggtgcacacctgtatacacacacacactgcgacaacagaacggtgcacacctgtatacacacacacactgcgacaatagaacggtgcacacctgtatacacacacacacacacactgcgacaatagaacggtgcacacctgtatacacatacacactgcgACAATAGAACggtgcacacctgtatacacacacacactgcgacaatagaacggtgcacacctgtatacacacacacactgcgacaatagaacggtgcacacctgtatacacacacacacacactgcgacaatagaacggtgcacacctgtatacacacacacacacacacacactgcgacaatagaacggtgcacacctgtatacacacacacacacacactgcgacaatagaacggtgcacacctgtatacacacacacacacacactgcgacaatagaacggtgcacacctgtatacacacacacacacacacacacactgcgacaatagaacggtgcacacctgtatacacacacacacacacactgcgacaatagaacggtgcacacctgtatacacacacacacacacactgcgacaatagaacggtgcacacctgtatacacacacacacacactgcgacaacagaacggtgcacacctgtatacacacacacactgcgacaacagaacggtgcacacctgtatacacacacacactgcgacaacagaacggtgcacacctgtatacacacacacactgcgacaaCAGAACGGTgcacacccatatatacacaaagcAGCAACACAGTGGATGAGCCGGGAGTgtgtgtcagacagaattgtgtcgcatgctctatgttaaaggtgtggCAAAaacaagttggtgcactctgtgggggcagtgcagggggcgccagattcatgaagaacaggcaacACAAATACTGAATCtctcgccccctgcacactacacaggcaaactgcacctttgATTAATGTGTGGCATTGTGGGAAAAGCACCTGAGCGCACTGGACTCCACCTATGTATTCTGAACTGTAGCAGCTACAGACAGAGTTCTGTTGTCACACACACAGACTGTGTTGGAATCACTTAGGCCTTCAGACAACTGCTGGCAACCTATGTACCCAGCGTGGATGCCTCCTTATCACAGGCTTTCCCTGAAAATAGGCCCTACTTAGACCTAGTTACAATCTGCTTTATCTGCTGAATTGTGGCACCCAataacacagttctggtgtcctaATAAAGAGAAAAATCTCTTCTTAATCATCACACAAGGAATGTTCTTTAGGTGCCACAGAACTAGAGCTATCCATTGTTAAATTTGCAGTCAGGAGTGAGATTTTcggagtggatatctctggttctgtagcagctAGAAAGGCAATTCTGGTGCAATATAAATTATTACATTCTTCAgagctgtgtttctaggtgccagggtgcaGGAGTTATAGTTGTAGCCCTTTGACATATTCCCCTCTCTAACCTGAGAAATTGGGACCAATGGTTGTAAAAATTGTAAATGGTTATAAAAAGCTGATGGGTCCCAGGGCCAGGGCCCggaatataatgtatggtttctAGTACTAGACTTCTTATATGAGAAAGTAACGCCTTATAGGCCCCATAGGCCTCTTGGGCCCGATTGTGACTGCAAACtcagcaccccctcaagttatgcccctgattgtGGGTGTCCTgaccattcctgatgacagggcCTATCACTTCCCAGGTCTACCTGCCTCTCAGACACCAGAACGTACCTCTACCGACACCGGCTCCAGTCCAGCACAGTTCTCGTTGCATTTATCGTACACCAAACGCAGTTTCCGGAAGAGGATGGAGAGCTGGCGCAGGTGTTCCTGTAGCTTTCCCAGACGGTCCTGGTAGGTTCCCATGTGATAGGTGACGCCATTAGGGAGCTGTAAGAGAAGGCCACTAGTAGGTTAGGTCCCTCCACCACCAGTAACGGAGAAGTCGCTGGAACGTTATGTCCATAGTGATATAAGGTCATGTGACCTAATGCGGGTAACGGGACGCTCCACAGGACATCTTTTGTCATGCAAAAgtaagtgatgtcctgtggtccaAGGAGGCCTCTTTGGCTGAAGAAGGTCCTGTGACTGCTAACACTTCTAGGCGAGCGGTCACTACGAAAAGTGGAGGGGGCCTCTCGAAGGAGACCTCCACACAATCACCTTTACCCACTCGGCGTACAAGCCAATCCCATCCATTTATGTGACCACCGAGCCAATCCCATCCATTTATGTGACCACCGAGCCAATCCCATCCATTTATGTGACCACCGAGCCAATCCCTTCCATTTATGTGACCACCGAGCCAATCCCATCCATTTATGTGACCACCGAGCCAATCCCATCCATTTATGTGACCACCGAGCCAATCCCATCCATTTATGTGACCACCGAGCCAATCCCATCCATTTATGTGACCACCGAGCCAATCCCATCCATTTATGTGACCACCGAGCCAATCCCATCCATGTGACCACCGAGCCAATCCCATCCATTTATGTGACCACCGAGCCAATCCCTTCCATTTATGTGACCACCAAGCCAATCCCATCAATTTATGTGACCACCGAGCCAATCCCATCAATTTATGTGACCACCGAGCCAATCCCATCAATTTATGTGACCACCGAGCCAAGAAATCGACCAAGGGCCACCAAGCaat comes from the Engystomops pustulosus chromosome 5, aEngPut4.maternal, whole genome shotgun sequence genome and includes:
- the MED30 gene encoding mediator of RNA polymerase II transcription subunit 30, translated to MSTPPLSGAGMAGAAGAAGGFPGPPAAAAAAATREVNTASLCRIGQETVQDIVFRTMEIFQLLRNMQLPNGVTYHMGTYQDRLGKLQEHLRQLSILFRKLRLVYDKCNENCAGLEPVSVEQLIPYIEDDYWKNEERGPASQLRYATEERREILEVNKKLKQKNQQLKQIMDQLRNLIWDINAMLAMRN